Proteins co-encoded in one Afipia sp. P52-10 genomic window:
- a CDS encoding Zn-dependent alcohol dehydrogenase, whose product MKAAVLYEVNKPLVIEEVSVNKPGPREVLIRTKVAGLCHSDLHFMEGLYPWPLPTIPGHESSGIVEQVGSDVTYVKPGDHVVTCLSVFCGTCDMCTTGRPVLCTGTDVKMMPGVANRFSWGRKEKLNQFLNLSSFGEQMLVHENAIVKIKKEMPLDLAALIGCGVMTGYGAVVNTAGVRAGETVAVLGCGGVGMAAINGAKIAGAGRVFAIDTNPAKLQLATKLGATDLINPNDGDPIKQIKDKTNGVGVEHAIECLGAKITAEQAFGMLAPGGTATVVGMIPFGTKIELHGADFLREKRIQGSSMGSNHFRVDMPRLVDFYLKGLLHLDDWVSARIKLSEINDGFAAMKAGKVVRSIIEFN is encoded by the coding sequence ATGAAGGCCGCCGTTCTGTATGAAGTCAACAAGCCGCTGGTGATCGAGGAGGTCAGCGTCAACAAGCCGGGGCCGCGGGAGGTCTTGATCCGGACCAAGGTCGCGGGCCTCTGCCATTCCGACCTGCACTTCATGGAAGGCCTTTATCCCTGGCCGCTGCCGACCATTCCCGGCCATGAATCCTCCGGCATCGTCGAGCAGGTCGGCTCCGACGTGACCTATGTGAAGCCGGGCGACCACGTCGTCACCTGCCTGTCGGTGTTCTGCGGCACCTGCGACATGTGCACCACCGGACGCCCCGTGCTCTGCACCGGAACCGACGTGAAGATGATGCCGGGCGTCGCCAACCGCTTCTCCTGGGGCCGCAAGGAGAAGCTGAACCAGTTCCTGAACCTGTCCTCGTTCGGTGAGCAGATGCTCGTGCACGAGAACGCGATCGTGAAGATCAAGAAGGAGATGCCGCTCGACCTCGCCGCGCTGATCGGCTGCGGCGTGATGACCGGCTATGGCGCCGTGGTGAACACCGCCGGCGTGCGGGCCGGCGAGACGGTTGCGGTGCTCGGCTGCGGCGGCGTCGGCATGGCGGCGATCAACGGCGCGAAGATCGCCGGTGCGGGCCGCGTGTTCGCCATCGACACCAATCCGGCTAAGCTGCAGCTTGCGACCAAGCTCGGCGCCACCGACCTGATCAACCCGAACGACGGCGATCCGATCAAGCAGATCAAGGACAAGACCAACGGCGTCGGCGTCGAGCACGCGATCGAATGCCTCGGCGCGAAGATCACCGCCGAGCAGGCGTTCGGCATGCTGGCGCCGGGTGGCACCGCCACCGTGGTCGGCATGATCCCGTTCGGCACCAAGATCGAGCTGCACGGCGCCGACTTCCTGCGCGAGAAGCGCATTCAGGGGTCGTCGATGGGCTCCAACCACTTCCGGGTCGACATGCCGCGCCTCGTCGACTTCTACCTGAAAGGGCTGCTGCACCTCGACGACTGGGTTTCCGCCCGCATCAAGCTGTCGGAGATCAACGACGGCTTCGCCGCCATGAAGGCGGGCAAGGTGGTCCGCAGCATCATCGAGTTCAACTAA
- a CDS encoding DUF3303 family protein: MLFLVISNPRPERPSDMAATRQSFWPWIARYQEQGICRHIYPRVGRGAVAVFAVESNLVLHRILNEWADIVPAEFETYPLVDVAETKHLLAAQVAAKT; the protein is encoded by the coding sequence ATGCTGTTTCTCGTCATCTCCAATCCGCGGCCGGAGCGGCCGTCCGACATGGCCGCCACGCGGCAATCGTTCTGGCCCTGGATCGCCCGCTACCAGGAGCAGGGCATCTGCAGGCACATTTACCCGCGGGTCGGGCGCGGCGCGGTGGCGGTGTTCGCGGTGGAGAGCAACCTCGTCCTGCACCGCATCCTGAACGAGTGGGCGGACATCGTGCCGGCCGAATTCGAGACCTATCCGTTGGTGGACGTCGCGGAGACGAAGCACCTGCTCGCCGCGCAGGTCGCCGCGAAGACGTGA
- a CDS encoding enoyl-CoA hydratase-related protein has translation MTAYTHILVDEPRPRVRRITLNRPEKRNALSNLLRKEILEALQAADRDPDVSVMIVRGAGPAFSAGYDLSADNRSGQPYHTAGGAGQWSRHVVDGWFTIWDLAKPVIAQVHGYCLAGGSELATACDVVFVAEDAQIGYPPVRLMSPPDMQFHPWLVGMRRAMELMLTGDAMSGVEAAESGFATRAFPLAELEEATLAFAERAAKIPVDLQQLNKRSVHRAMEIMGARAAMRAGTEIQALAFTTESSLAYRQNFKRDGGSVRDQLDKRDTTFGDYRTRK, from the coding sequence ATGACCGCGTACACGCATATTCTCGTTGACGAGCCACGGCCGCGCGTGCGGCGCATCACCCTCAACCGGCCCGAGAAGCGCAACGCGCTGAGCAATCTGCTGCGCAAGGAGATTCTCGAGGCGCTGCAGGCCGCCGACCGCGATCCGGACGTCTCGGTGATGATCGTGCGCGGCGCGGGCCCGGCATTCTCGGCCGGCTACGATCTGTCCGCTGACAACCGGTCCGGCCAGCCCTATCACACCGCCGGCGGCGCCGGGCAGTGGTCGCGCCATGTGGTCGATGGCTGGTTCACGATCTGGGATCTGGCCAAGCCCGTGATCGCCCAGGTGCATGGCTATTGCCTCGCCGGCGGTTCGGAGCTCGCCACCGCCTGCGACGTGGTGTTCGTGGCTGAGGATGCGCAGATCGGCTATCCGCCGGTGCGGCTGATGAGCCCGCCCGACATGCAGTTTCACCCATGGCTGGTCGGCATGCGCCGCGCCATGGAGTTGATGCTGACGGGCGATGCAATGAGCGGCGTCGAGGCCGCCGAATCCGGGTTCGCGACGCGGGCGTTCCCGCTTGCCGAGCTGGAGGAGGCGACGCTGGCGTTTGCCGAACGGGCGGCGAAGATTCCGGTCGATCTGCAGCAGCTGAACAAGCGCTCGGTTCATCGGGCGATGGAGATCATGGGCGCGCGGGCGGCGATGCGCGCCGGCACCGAGATCCAGGCCTTGGCCTTCACCACGGAATCCTCGCTGGCCTACCGGCAGAATTTCAAGCGCGACGGCGGCAGCGTGCGCGATCAGCTCGACAAGCGCGACACCACCTTCGGCGATTATCGCACGCGGAAGTAG
- a CDS encoding carboxylesterase/lipase family protein encodes MSGTATLDVVTTTSGRVSGITRDRHTAFLGIPYAKAKRFAAPEPAEPWSGIREATAIGFAAPQTRHMIVGFAASGPQAEDCLNLNVFTPACDGAKRPVMVWIHGGGFTHGAGYETLYDGGPLAVRGDVVVVTLNYRLGALGFLHLPEIGAHGNQGLLDQIAALRWVRDNIAAFGGDPAAVTIFGESAGSASVGCLTTMPAARGLFTRAIQQSGVGRAATPQMADRIAGGMLALLRLERARATEMLTRPVEAILQAQSGIAQALGADARFGPVADGETMPELPMQAIAHGAAKAIDIIIGTNRDEVKLFDAALPRDPIDDAALIKAVRAVLPRADEAAARDLIGVYRASRRARGLPDGNLDLLDAINSDIRFRIPSLRWALNQRAAGGNARVYLFTHVSPARRGAFGACHALEMAFVFGTLGAPTQDKFAGTGAEVERLSGEMMDAWLGFATQGEPATAATGPWPHYDAATRPTMIFGTKQSGLDSDPLAEERIAIEALV; translated from the coding sequence ATGAGCGGCACCGCAACGCTGGACGTCGTGACCACGACATCGGGCCGCGTCAGCGGCATCACCCGCGACCGTCATACGGCCTTTCTCGGCATTCCGTACGCGAAGGCGAAGCGGTTCGCGGCGCCCGAGCCCGCCGAGCCGTGGAGCGGCATCCGCGAGGCGACGGCAATCGGTTTCGCCGCGCCGCAGACCCGCCACATGATCGTCGGCTTCGCCGCCAGCGGTCCGCAGGCCGAGGACTGCCTGAACCTGAACGTGTTCACGCCCGCCTGCGACGGCGCGAAGCGGCCGGTGATGGTGTGGATCCACGGCGGCGGCTTCACCCACGGCGCGGGCTATGAGACGCTGTATGACGGCGGCCCGCTGGCGGTGCGCGGCGACGTGGTGGTGGTAACGCTGAACTATCGTCTCGGCGCGCTCGGTTTCCTGCACCTGCCGGAGATCGGCGCGCATGGCAACCAGGGGCTGCTCGATCAGATCGCGGCGTTGCGCTGGGTGCGCGACAACATCGCGGCCTTCGGCGGCGATCCCGCCGCGGTGACGATCTTCGGCGAGTCGGCGGGCTCGGCGTCGGTCGGGTGCCTGACGACGATGCCGGCGGCGCGCGGATTGTTCACGCGCGCGATCCAGCAGAGCGGCGTCGGCCGCGCCGCGACGCCGCAAATGGCGGATCGCATTGCCGGCGGCATGCTGGCGCTGTTGCGGCTGGAGCGAGCGCGCGCCACCGAGATGCTGACACGGCCGGTGGAGGCGATCCTGCAGGCCCAGAGCGGCATCGCGCAGGCGCTCGGCGCCGACGCGCGGTTCGGCCCGGTCGCCGATGGCGAGACCATGCCCGAGCTGCCGATGCAGGCGATCGCCCATGGCGCGGCCAAGGCGATCGACATCATCATCGGCACCAACCGCGACGAGGTGAAGCTGTTCGATGCGGCGCTGCCGCGCGATCCGATCGACGATGCGGCGTTGATCAAGGCGGTGCGCGCCGTGCTGCCGAGGGCGGACGAGGCGGCGGCGCGCGACCTGATCGGCGTCTATCGCGCCTCGCGCCGGGCGCGCGGGCTGCCGGACGGCAATCTCGATCTGCTCGACGCGATCAACAGCGACATCCGCTTCCGGATTCCCTCGCTGCGATGGGCGCTGAACCAGCGCGCGGCCGGCGGCAATGCCCGGGTGTATCTCTTCACCCACGTCTCGCCCGCGCGACGTGGCGCGTTCGGCGCCTGCCACGCGCTGGAGATGGCGTTCGTGTTCGGCACGCTCGGCGCGCCGACCCAGGACAAGTTCGCCGGCACCGGTGCGGAGGTGGAGCGGCTGTCGGGCGAGATGATGGACGCCTGGCTCGGCTTTGCGACGCAGGGCGAGCCTGCGACGGCGGCGACCGGGCCCTGGCCGCACTACGATGCGGCCACCCGGCCGACCATGATCTTCGGCACGAAACAGTCGGGCCTCGACAGCGATCCGCTGGCCGAGGAGCGGATCGCGATCGAAGCGCTGGTTTGA
- a CDS encoding tripartite tricarboxylate transporter substrate binding protein, translating into MSMRWTRTCGRRRTALPAASLLTACLLATSLWTAALQRAAADTQKPYPQKPITVVLQFGPGSGTDTTTRLVGQHLSTALGQPVLVDNKPGANGMIAATYVARSAPDGYTLFVTSNTSHSAAPSLMKNLTYDPIKDFTPVARAGNLPFLLVINPDIPAKTVSELTAHAKANPGKLSYGSGNSSAIVMGATYARRAGIDLLHVPYKSAPTALADVIGGRVSMMFIDVLTALPQIEAGKVRPLAVATGHRSSALPELPTMQEAGVADFDINSWVGWFGPANMPKGIVDRLNAELGTIMQTPEIKKQLNARGMEVITGPPQEFERFVVDQLAYWTRLIKDAGIEPE; encoded by the coding sequence ATGAGCATGCGATGGACACGCACCTGCGGCCGCCGCCGCACCGCCCTGCCCGCAGCCTCTTTGCTGACGGCCTGTTTGCTGGCAACAAGTCTCTGGACGGCAGCGCTGCAGCGCGCCGCAGCGGACACGCAGAAGCCATATCCCCAGAAGCCAATCACGGTCGTCCTGCAGTTCGGTCCCGGCAGCGGCACCGATACGACGACGCGGCTGGTCGGCCAGCACCTGTCCACCGCACTCGGCCAGCCGGTGCTGGTGGACAACAAGCCGGGCGCCAACGGCATGATCGCGGCGACCTACGTCGCCCGCTCAGCCCCGGACGGCTACACGTTGTTCGTCACCAGCAACACGTCGCACTCGGCCGCGCCGAGCCTGATGAAGAATCTCACCTATGATCCGATCAAGGATTTCACCCCGGTCGCCCGGGCCGGCAACCTGCCGTTCCTGCTGGTGATCAATCCCGATATCCCCGCCAAGACGGTCAGCGAGCTGACCGCGCATGCGAAGGCGAATCCGGGCAAGCTTTCCTATGGCAGCGGCAACTCGAGCGCGATCGTGATGGGCGCGACCTATGCGCGCCGCGCCGGCATCGACCTCCTGCACGTTCCCTACAAGAGCGCGCCGACCGCCCTCGCCGACGTGATCGGCGGCCGCGTCAGCATGATGTTCATCGACGTGCTCACGGCGTTGCCGCAGATCGAGGCGGGCAAGGTGCGCCCGCTGGCCGTGGCGACCGGGCACCGATCCTCGGCACTGCCGGAGCTTCCGACCATGCAGGAGGCCGGCGTGGCGGATTTCGACATCAACTCGTGGGTCGGATGGTTCGGGCCTGCCAACATGCCGAAGGGCATCGTCGACCGGCTGAATGCCGAACTCGGCACGATCATGCAGACGCCCGAAATCAAGAAACAGCTGAATGCGCGCGGCATGGAAGTCATCACCGGCCCGCCGCAGGAATTCGAGCGCTTCGTCGTCGACCAGCTTGCCTACTGGACCCGCCTGATCAAGGACGCCGGCATCGAGCCAGAGTGA